From the genome of Sphingobacterium kitahiroshimense, one region includes:
- a CDS encoding SEL1-like repeat protein: MAHRIYIYNIDSQSGESYPCYLGEWNYEIPPLLLPLFASQIRAKGKLLYANREAGIVLLRQFYTLLADEYQLHYKKAYYEPVNQLFDLLENLPYDTFLIDGTDVFNMNEERKSEQAKDWVTEIQQKNKSYLKATKSQSLKPLDSILKASGYQNFLEALKTDWINYGLGYWNEDVYKYDYAEVFIENDVKGLKDIKGNIITPAYYDEISEFEDGIAVIQKNNKFGYLDTKGTEIVPPTYDDASHVFEIYYGLVSDYDYEFKHLVGCITSDAKVGLINMVDHQLLIPPIYEELTHLYGNYFNAKTGRTYTLINHKNENVINQDSETPFDFDGSELFFIKIAGNSKRKYFNNRGVHIGDYIKDVLHVLPHNFFYVKANKFHKKIEVVKSDGEILDTEIDQVITLSNYQTFVYRKTKKWFIYNPINQNYLKDDVNIQKIEIDYLANFFKDIYILYTEIGNGIFDAFNNRWLLEPNASYLKIEQLEKHFLRVHLQEGMQYWDGQTNQLSPIYEYVSEVIDHHNDELFLYQKEELFCLDKLMKIRKITPEEMGKCYNRKENLRGKDLAFFLKYYTGWKSQTGANYFHYFDNQSLYDLGLDLLKNNKIEEAIEVLKIGVQRKHPQMMTELAMIYTDTEDQVHANLALGLELYEKAAKLGEKNAWNNLGYHYQNGLGCKKDIDKAVNAYTKAGELGNGLGWANLGDLYYHGQWVEKDEDKALDYYLKAQKLYYFNSDKIADIYFTKEDYKKVLPLLKKDYDEEFSPIYYAIMYELGLGGLKINLKKAISYYEKAMQIGVYHHAVNQLLYYYRPASEYANEAQFAKWYAYAEENNIEIDLKVLGLEKQRKDTLGSFFKNLFKK; this comes from the coding sequence ATGGCACATCGCATTTACATCTATAATATCGACTCCCAATCTGGTGAAAGCTATCCCTGTTATTTGGGAGAATGGAACTACGAAATACCACCTCTTTTATTACCTCTTTTTGCTTCTCAAATCAGGGCAAAAGGAAAACTATTATATGCAAACCGAGAAGCGGGAATTGTGTTATTAAGGCAATTCTACACGCTATTGGCCGATGAATACCAATTGCACTATAAAAAGGCGTATTACGAGCCCGTCAATCAGCTATTTGATTTGTTAGAAAATTTACCCTATGATACGTTCTTGATCGATGGTACGGATGTCTTCAATATGAATGAGGAGAGAAAATCAGAACAAGCCAAAGATTGGGTTACTGAAATCCAACAAAAAAATAAAAGTTACCTAAAGGCAACAAAATCTCAAAGCTTAAAACCGCTCGATAGTATATTGAAAGCATCAGGTTATCAAAATTTTCTTGAGGCTCTGAAAACAGATTGGATAAACTACGGATTAGGATATTGGAATGAAGATGTTTATAAATACGATTATGCTGAAGTATTTATAGAAAATGATGTAAAAGGATTAAAAGATATAAAAGGTAATATCATTACTCCTGCCTACTATGATGAAATATCTGAATTTGAGGATGGAATTGCAGTTATTCAAAAAAACAACAAATTTGGTTACCTAGACACAAAAGGAACTGAAATAGTTCCACCAACTTATGATGATGCATCTCATGTTTTTGAAATTTATTACGGACTAGTTTCAGATTACGATTACGAATTTAAGCATCTAGTTGGTTGTATAACTTCTGATGCTAAGGTTGGGCTTATAAATATGGTAGATCATCAATTGCTTATTCCACCTATTTATGAGGAGTTAACACATCTATATGGGAATTATTTTAATGCAAAAACAGGTAGAACATACACGTTAATCAATCATAAAAATGAAAACGTCATCAATCAAGATAGTGAAACTCCTTTTGATTTTGACGGGAGTGAACTTTTCTTTATAAAAATTGCAGGAAATTCAAAGCGTAAGTATTTTAATAATAGAGGGGTCCATATTGGCGATTATATCAAAGATGTATTACATGTACTGCCCCATAACTTTTTCTATGTAAAAGCAAACAAATTTCACAAGAAAATTGAAGTTGTCAAATCTGACGGAGAAATTCTAGATACAGAAATAGATCAGGTAATCACACTGTCGAACTACCAGACTTTTGTTTACCGCAAGACTAAGAAATGGTTTATTTATAATCCAATAAATCAAAATTATCTAAAAGATGATGTTAATATTCAAAAAATTGAAATTGATTATCTGGCAAACTTCTTTAAAGATATCTACATATTATATACCGAAATTGGTAATGGAATTTTTGATGCCTTTAACAACCGTTGGTTACTTGAGCCCAATGCTTCATATCTTAAAATCGAACAGCTTGAAAAACACTTTTTAAGAGTGCACTTACAAGAGGGAATGCAATATTGGGATGGACAGACCAATCAATTAAGTCCAATTTACGAGTATGTTTCAGAAGTAATTGACCATCATAACGATGAGCTTTTCCTCTATCAGAAAGAAGAATTGTTTTGTCTTGACAAACTGATGAAAATCAGAAAAATTACACCTGAGGAGATGGGTAAATGCTATAACCGAAAAGAGAATTTAAGGGGTAAAGACTTAGCTTTTTTCTTAAAATATTACACCGGTTGGAAATCTCAAACAGGCGCAAATTACTTTCACTATTTCGATAATCAAAGCTTGTACGACTTAGGTCTTGATCTTTTAAAAAACAACAAAATAGAAGAGGCAATTGAAGTTTTAAAAATAGGTGTGCAGCGAAAACATCCTCAAATGATGACCGAATTGGCCATGATTTATACCGATACCGAAGATCAAGTTCATGCCAACCTAGCTTTAGGTCTCGAATTATATGAAAAGGCTGCAAAATTAGGCGAAAAGAATGCCTGGAACAATTTGGGATATCACTATCAAAATGGCCTGGGCTGTAAGAAAGATATCGATAAAGCAGTAAATGCATACACTAAAGCTGGAGAATTGGGCAATGGATTAGGATGGGCTAATTTGGGAGATCTTTATTACCACGGCCAATGGGTAGAAAAAGATGAAGACAAGGCCTTAGATTATTATCTAAAAGCGCAGAAATTATATTATTTCAATTCGGATAAAATAGCCGATATCTATTTTACAAAAGAAGATTATAAAAAGGTTCTACCGCTATTAAAAAAGGATTACGATGAAGAGTTTTCACCTATTTACTATGCGATTATGTATGAACTTGGCCTCGGTGGATTAAAAATAAATCTAAAAAAAGCAATCAGCTATTACGAAAAAGCAATGCAGATAGGTGTTTACCATCATGCTGTAAACCAATTATTATATTATTATAGACCTGCTTCAGAATATGCTAATGAAGCTCAATTTGCAAAATGGTATGCGTATGCAGAAGAAAATAACATCGAGATAGATCTAAAAGTCTTAGGCCTTGAAAAACAGCGAAAAGACACATTAGGTTCATTTTTTAAAAATCTATTTAAAAAGTAA